CCGTGGGCGACCATCCGGTCGGCCACCGCGTCCGGGTCGTCGACGTAGAGGGCGACGATCACCGGCACGGCGCCCGGGGTCGGGGCGGGGTCGTACCCGTCGGCGTCCTTCACCGCGAACCGCACGCCGTCGACGGCGACCATCGCGTGCTGGACCTTCCCGTCGGGTCCGGCGAAGCGCTCGGTCACCTCCCCGCCGAACGCTGCGGAGTAGAAGGCCAGGGCGTCGTCGGCGCCGTTCACGACGAGGCGGGGGTAGAGATCGGTCATGGCGCCAGGGTGACGCACCGCGCGCCCCCCGTCGTGGACAAAGCGGATGTCCCCTGCTAGGAGGCGGGTCGGGGGCGGTCCGTAGTCTGGACGACGTGACCCTGCGCCTGTTCGACACCGCCACACGAGAGCAGCGGGACTTCGTCCCCGTGCGTCCCGGGGCTGCGTCGATCTACGTCTGCGGGGCCACCGTGCAGGGCCTGCCGCACATCGGGCACGTCCGCAGCGGGCTCAACTACGACGTCCTGCGGCGCTGGCTCGCCCACTCCGGGCTCGACGTCACGCTCGTCCGCAACGTCACCGACATCGACGACAAGATCCTCACCAAGGCCGCCGACCACGGTCGCCCCTGGTGGGAGTGGGCCGCCACGCACGAGCGCGCCTTCCAGGCCGCCTACGACGCGCTGGGCTGCCTGCCCGCGTCGATCGAGCCGCGGGCCACGGGGCACGTGCCGCAGATGATCGAGCTGATGCAGCGCCTGATCGACGCCGGGCACGCCTACTCCGCGGGCGGCGACGTCTACTTCGCGGTGCGCTCCTTCCCGGAGTACGGGGCGCTGTCCGGTCAGCGCGTCGACGAGGTGGAGCAGGGCGAGGTGGAGTGCGGCGACAAGCGCGACGCCGTCGACTTCGCCTTGTGGAAGTCGGCCAAGCCGGGCGAGCCGAGCTGGCCGACCCCGTGGGGCGCCGGCCGTCCGGGCTGGCACCTCGAGTGCTCGGCGATGGCCACGGCGTACCTGGGCGCGGAGTTCGACATCCACGGCGGCGGGCTCGACCTGGTGTTCCCGCACCACGAGAACGAGCTCGCGCAGAGCCACGCGGCGGGCGACCCGTTCGCCCGCTACTGGCTGCACAACGCCTGGGTCACCATGGGCGGCGAGAAGATGTCGAAGTCGCTGGGCAACACGCTGGGCATCGAGGTGCTGCTGCGCAAGGTCCGCGGCGTCGAGCTGCGCTACTACCTCGTCGGGCCGCACTACCGGTCCTCGATCGAGTTCTCCGACACGGCGCTGCAGGAGGCCGTGGCGGCGTACCGGCGGATCGAGTCGTTCGTGCACCGGGTGCGCGAGCGCGTCGGGCTGCCCGACATCGGCGCGCCGTCGGCCGCCTTCGGCGCGGCCCTGGACGACGACCTCGGCACGCCCGGCGCGCTCGCGGCGGTCCACAACGCCGTGCGCGAGGGCAACACCGCGCTCGACGCGGGCGACCGCGCGGGTGCCACGGCCGCCGCGGAGTCGGTGCGCGCGATGACCGCCGTGCTCGGCCTCGACCCGCTCGACCCCCGCTGGCTCGCCGGTTCCGGAGCCGACGACGCCACCGCGTCGGCGCTCACCGCGCTGGTCGAGGGGCTGCTCGCGCAGCGCACGAAGGCGCGGGCCGACCGCGACTTCGCCACCGCCGACGAGGTGCGCGCCCGCCTCACCGCCGCCGGGGTGTCCGTCGAGGACGGCCCCGACGGCCCCACCTGGACGCTCAAAGATGCTTGATCCTGTTGTGAGAGAAGAGAAGTAGATGGCCGGCAATTCCCAGCGTCGCGGTGCGATGCGCAAGGACGGCACCAAGAAGGGGATGGTGGTCGGCTCCGGCGGGCAGCGGCGCAAGCAGCTGCAGGGCAAGGGCCCGACCCCGC
This sequence is a window from Pseudonocardia petroleophila. Protein-coding genes within it:
- a CDS encoding VOC family protein, translated to MTDLYPRLVVNGADDALAFYSAAFGGEVTERFAGPDGKVQHAMVAVDGVRFAVKDADGYDPAPTPGAVPVIVALYVDDPDAVADRMVAHGATVVFPVTDHEYGERGGRLADPFGHLWMLARPL
- the cysS gene encoding cysteine--tRNA ligase; the encoded protein is MTLRLFDTATREQRDFVPVRPGAASIYVCGATVQGLPHIGHVRSGLNYDVLRRWLAHSGLDVTLVRNVTDIDDKILTKAADHGRPWWEWAATHERAFQAAYDALGCLPASIEPRATGHVPQMIELMQRLIDAGHAYSAGGDVYFAVRSFPEYGALSGQRVDEVEQGEVECGDKRDAVDFALWKSAKPGEPSWPTPWGAGRPGWHLECSAMATAYLGAEFDIHGGGLDLVFPHHENELAQSHAAGDPFARYWLHNAWVTMGGEKMSKSLGNTLGIEVLLRKVRGVELRYYLVGPHYRSSIEFSDTALQEAVAAYRRIESFVHRVRERVGLPDIGAPSAAFGAALDDDLGTPGALAAVHNAVREGNTALDAGDRAGATAAAESVRAMTAVLGLDPLDPRWLAGSGADDATASALTALVEGLLAQRTKARADRDFATADEVRARLTAAGVSVEDGPDGPTWTLKDA